The genome window ACCAAGCCACAGGTTTGCATCAAAAGAAAGCTTGCTGTCAGGGAAATGCTCCTTAAGTTTTAAGAGCCTCTCTTTAGCTTTATAAAACTGCTTTAGATAAAAATGGGATTCACCCATAATAAGCAGTGCATCATCAACGTATTTACTTTTCGGGTATAGAGTAATAAGCTTTTCCGACTTTTCAATTGCCTTTTTGTAACTGGCTCTTTCTTCCGATGAAAGTTTATCGCTTATATTCTTTTTTGTTGCACGGGTACCTTTGCCGAAATAGTATTTAGCATTATAAAAAGTATTAAAATATGCACATGAAAAAATAACAGGAATAAAAAGCAGAAGGAGTAAATAAATTTTCTTCATTGATAATTCCTTAAATATTAGTGATGTTTAAGTTACAATAAAATTAAATCTTTGTCAAGAATAAAATCCGGCCTACACCAGGCATACACTTAACCCTGTTTCCAATCCAGAGGTTTTCCTGACACAGAGGAAAAATATTAAATGCAATTTCCAGAATTTTTCGGTGAGTGCAGGAATAAAAATCCTGCATATTATTCTTGAATTTAGAAATATTATTAATTATCTTTACTGAACTAATCCTTATTAATCCAAAGACGAGTTTAACTTATGGTACCTATTATCCTATTCCTTTCATGGAGCCTTTTTGTACTTTTAATCTCAATGTCTCTTGCATTTATCATTACTTCCATTCATGAAAAACGATTCAGGCCGGTTTTTAAAATCCTTGCAATTCTGCCGGGAATATTCTTTTACGGCCTTTTGTTGTACATATCGTTCCCTTATAAATACATTATTCTTGAAATTATTTTAATTTTTACATTTGCCGGATCCCTTATTTTCTTTTTTATACCAGTGGGAAGACGAAACAATATAAAAATTGTCGGCAGCCAGGAAAAAGTTGATGAAAGAGATGCACTTTTTCATAGATTTTACAGGATTAAACCCGGGATGGAAGAATTCGATAAGTACTACAAAATGCACCCTGAAAATAAAGAGATTGACAATGAAGTAAGGGAACTTCCCAACCTTAATGAACCCGGATCAATTTCTTACAATAAGATGACATCTCCTTTTCAACAGGCTGCTTTTGACATATTGGATACATTTAACAAACAAGTGGACTTCTGGCCTCCTGTTAAAACTGACATTAAAGTTGCTGCATCCGCAAAAGAGTTTACAAAAAGAATCAAGGGTTTTGCCCGGTATCTCGGAGCAGACCTTGTAGGAATAACACCTCTAAATCAGGCCTATGTTTACAGCAACATCGGAAGATCTCCGGGAGAATGGGGTGAAGAAATAACATTAAACCATCCTAATGCAATTGCAATTGCAGTAAAGATGGATTTTGATATGATGAGATTTGCTCCTCATCACATTGTAACAACTGAAACTGCTTTCAAGTATTTTGAGGCGGCAAAAATTTCGGCAATAGTAGCGAGATACATTCAACTTCTCGGTTACAGTGCAAGAGCAAACCTTGATGGGAACTACCGCGTCATGTGCCCTCCCATTGCTGCAGATGCAGGGCTTGGAGAACTGGGACGGCTCGGTCTTCTTATAACTCCCAAATTCGGCCCTCGCGTAAGAATTGCCGTAGTAACAACAGATATGCCTCTGGAATTTGATAAACCGATCTCTTTTGGTGTTCAGGATTTCTGTACTTTTTGTAAAAAATGTGCGGTTAATTGTCCGTCCGGTTCTATTGATAAAGGGGATAAGAAAGTTTACCGCGGAGTTGAAAAATGGCAATCCAATCAGATTACATGCTACAAATTCTGGAGAATGCAGGGTTCTGACTGCTCTATATGTGTTAATGTCTGCCCATTTTCGCATCCTTCAACATTTCTGCATAATATTATACGATGGGGTATAAAGCGCAACTGGTTTTTCAGAAGATTTGCACTTATTGCTGATGACTTCTTCTACGGAAGGCGTCCTGTTAATCAGGCACCGTTCCCATCCTGGCATAAGCCTGCATAATATCTTTAAAGGATGTAATATGTACGGTAAAAGAATTAATATCAAAATTCGCAAATGCACATCTGAAGACTATAATATTATCATAGACATCTGGGAAAAAGCCGGGCTTAAATTCAAGCCTCTCGGAAGAGACAGCAGGGAGAAGATGGCTGCTGAAATGGAAAGAGGAGTCGGCACTTTTTTTATCGGTGAAATTGACGATAAACCTGCAGGCTGCATTCTTGCCACACACGACGGCAGAAAAGGATGGATCAACCGCGTTGCTGTTGACCCTGAATACAGACGGCTCGGCATAGCTACAGCTCTTATCCGCCATGCAGAAAAACACCTCGAAAACCTTGGTATGGAGATAATTACATGCCTGATAGAGGATTGGAATAAATCCTCGATGGAACTATTTTTGTCTCTCGGGTATGTTAAGCATGACGATATAATCTATTTCAGTAAACGTAAAAACGATGATGTATAAAAGAATGAATCAGATTCTATTTTTTCCAAAAAAATACTATTTTAAAATATAGGCTGTTCTAAACTAACTTGCATTATTCACAAATTTAAGAGGGAAAAAGAAAAATGTGGATTCCCCCCGATTTCATCAGGGAAATACACACTATTAACGGACAATACGTGCTTTCATGGCCACGATTTTTAGATCGTGGCTTAAAAAATTCTAAAATCTTTGGGCTTTAGCCCCAAATTTAATGTTATTTTATTGGGCTGAAGCTCGTGGCAATAAAAACTCTCAATTGCCGAATATACACTAATGTCTCCCCTATGAGGTTCTGTATTTAGGGTTTCCTTAAAAAATAAAATTCAGTATTAAAAGGCAATTTGTGGATAAAAAAACCAACCTTTTTTGAAATTTATCAACCTTGCAAAAAAAGAAAAAAGAGAACGGATACGCTCCCAACGCGCAAGGTTCATTACAAACAGCACTGCTACTATCCAACTTTCACTTGTGCTCATTGTCTTTGCCTTTACAAGGCCAAGATCATACTTCCTTTTGCCTTAGATTACGTCTATTATCCGTTCTGTGTGTTCTCTAACGTCATTTAATAGATCAATGTCAGTAGGAAATTGGATATCCTGAGGCGCTACTGATGCATCTATTATCAAAATTCCTTTTTTATCCGGCTTCCCTGAAG of bacterium contains these proteins:
- a CDS encoding reductive dehalogenase, translated to MVPIILFLSWSLFVLLISMSLAFIITSIHEKRFRPVFKILAILPGIFFYGLLLYISFPYKYIILEIILIFTFAGSLIFFFIPVGRRNNIKIVGSQEKVDERDALFHRFYRIKPGMEEFDKYYKMHPENKEIDNEVRELPNLNEPGSISYNKMTSPFQQAAFDILDTFNKQVDFWPPVKTDIKVAASAKEFTKRIKGFARYLGADLVGITPLNQAYVYSNIGRSPGEWGEEITLNHPNAIAIAVKMDFDMMRFAPHHIVTTETAFKYFEAAKISAIVARYIQLLGYSARANLDGNYRVMCPPIAADAGLGELGRLGLLITPKFGPRVRIAVVTTDMPLEFDKPISFGVQDFCTFCKKCAVNCPSGSIDKGDKKVYRGVEKWQSNQITCYKFWRMQGSDCSICVNVCPFSHPSTFLHNIIRWGIKRNWFFRRFALIADDFFYGRRPVNQAPFPSWHKPA
- a CDS encoding GNAT family N-acetyltransferase; the encoded protein is MYGKRINIKIRKCTSEDYNIIIDIWEKAGLKFKPLGRDSREKMAAEMERGVGTFFIGEIDDKPAGCILATHDGRKGWINRVAVDPEYRRLGIATALIRHAEKHLENLGMEIITCLIEDWNKSSMELFLSLGYVKHDDIIYFSKRKNDDV